Proteins found in one Haloferax litoreum genomic segment:
- a CDS encoding GTPBP1 family GTP-binding protein has product MSADRALLNEALERGEEEGGNVEFKERLTRAVHLADGRMESLAAQLRHRVLSGDGVATYVVGVTDDGGIAGISPDDFSETMDVLSLLAEEAGAHIEDVETWGVGESAERGLVGVATIREGAMLDVDDDHIVVGTAGHVDHGKSTLVGSLVTGQADDGNGGTRSFLDVQPHEVERGLSADLSYAVYGFADDGPVHMRNPHRKSDRAHIVQEADRLVSFVDTVGHEPWLRTTIRGLVGQRLDYGLLVVAADDGPTRTTREHLGILLAMELPTIVAITKADAVSEERLDDVERDVERLLRNVGRTPLSVERHGVEAAVDEISESVVPIVLTSAVEMAGIEELDHMFESLPKRSAAEGDFKMYIDRTYSVTGVGAVASGTVNSGAVEAGDSLLLGPMADGSFRAVEVRSIEMHYHRVDRANAGRIVGIALKGVRESAVERGMVLLPADAEPTAVREFEAEVMVLNHPTRIREGYEPVVHLETVSEAAIFHPEGGQLLPGDTGKTRVEFKFRPYFVEEGQRFVFREGRSKGVGTVTSVE; this is encoded by the coding sequence ATGAGCGCTGACCGGGCTCTCCTGAACGAGGCCCTCGAGCGCGGTGAGGAAGAAGGCGGCAACGTCGAGTTCAAAGAACGCCTCACTCGTGCCGTTCATTTGGCAGATGGTCGGATGGAGTCGCTCGCGGCCCAACTCCGACACAGAGTGCTCTCCGGTGACGGAGTCGCGACGTACGTTGTCGGCGTCACCGACGACGGCGGAATCGCCGGCATCTCGCCGGACGACTTCTCCGAGACGATGGACGTCCTCTCCTTACTCGCCGAAGAGGCGGGTGCCCACATCGAAGACGTCGAGACGTGGGGCGTCGGCGAGAGCGCCGAACGTGGTCTCGTCGGCGTCGCGACCATCCGCGAGGGGGCGATGCTCGACGTGGACGACGACCACATCGTCGTCGGTACCGCCGGCCACGTCGACCACGGAAAGTCCACGCTCGTGGGGTCGCTCGTGACCGGCCAAGCGGACGACGGAAACGGCGGGACGCGGTCGTTCCTCGACGTGCAACCGCACGAAGTCGAACGCGGCCTCTCTGCCGACCTCTCGTACGCAGTCTACGGGTTCGCCGACGACGGCCCGGTCCACATGCGAAATCCGCACCGTAAGTCCGATCGGGCGCACATCGTTCAGGAGGCCGACCGACTGGTCTCGTTCGTCGATACCGTCGGCCACGAACCGTGGCTTCGGACGACGATTCGCGGCCTCGTCGGGCAGCGACTCGATTACGGTCTCCTCGTCGTCGCCGCCGACGACGGGCCGACGCGGACGACCCGAGAACACCTCGGTATCCTCCTCGCCATGGAACTGCCGACGATAGTCGCCATCACGAAGGCGGACGCCGTCTCCGAAGAACGACTCGACGACGTCGAACGCGATGTCGAGCGACTACTCCGTAACGTCGGCCGAACCCCGCTCAGCGTCGAACGCCACGGCGTCGAGGCCGCTGTCGACGAGATTAGCGAATCCGTCGTCCCAATCGTCCTGACGAGCGCCGTCGAGATGGCGGGTATCGAGGAACTCGACCACATGTTCGAGTCGCTCCCGAAGCGAAGCGCCGCAGAGGGCGACTTCAAGATGTACATCGACCGGACGTACTCGGTCACCGGTGTCGGCGCAGTCGCCTCCGGAACCGTCAACTCCGGTGCAGTCGAAGCGGGCGACTCTCTCCTCTTGGGCCCGATGGCAGACGGGTCGTTCCGAGCGGTCGAAGTCCGCTCCATTGAGATGCACTACCACCGTGTCGACAGAGCGAACGCCGGGCGCATCGTCGGCATCGCCCTCAAAGGCGTCCGTGAGTCGGCAGTCGAACGCGGGATGGTGTTGCTCCCGGCTGACGCCGAACCGACCGCTGTCCGTGAGTTCGAAGCGGAGGTGATGGTCCTCAACCACCCGACGCGTATCCGCGAGGGCTACGAACCGGTCGTCCACCTCGAAACCGTCTCCGAGGCGGCTATCTTCCACCCCGAGGGTGGGCAACTCCTCCCCGGAGACACAGGGAAGACCCGCGTCGAGTTCAAGTTCCGGCCGTACTTCGTCGAAGAAGGACAGCGGTTCGTCTTCCGCGAGGGACGGTCGAAAGGCGTCGGGACCGTGACGAGCGTCGAGTAA
- a CDS encoding J domain-containing protein codes for MDRDRLVMGLAAVFAGITMLLVVLAFAYRQLLILFVAVPFGATTYFMYSHVSGRLEERFRRTRARASTGRVGFQSERRRASRQTTGGFGAGPRGDPRQGPGAGRFGDGGGQNRRRREYQRVRPPKNAVSKQEALRTLGLDADATAADVKQAYRERVKETHPDSKTGDEEAFKRVTRAYERLSE; via the coding sequence GTGGACCGGGACCGACTCGTCATGGGCCTCGCTGCGGTGTTCGCGGGCATCACCATGCTCCTCGTCGTGCTGGCCTTCGCGTACCGCCAGTTACTCATCCTGTTCGTCGCCGTCCCGTTCGGCGCGACGACGTACTTCATGTACTCCCACGTCAGCGGGCGGTTAGAGGAACGATTCCGCCGAACCCGTGCCCGAGCGAGCACTGGCCGCGTGGGGTTCCAGTCGGAACGGCGGCGGGCGAGTCGCCAAACGACCGGTGGATTCGGTGCAGGCCCCCGCGGCGACCCACGGCAGGGACCGGGAGCAGGGCGCTTTGGAGACGGTGGTGGGCAGAATCGCCGGCGGCGTGAATACCAGCGGGTACGCCCGCCCAAAAACGCCGTGAGCAAGCAAGAGGCACTCCGAACCCTCGGACTCGACGCCGACGCCACCGCCGCGGATGTAAAGCAGGCGTACCGAGAACGCGTCAAAGAGACGCACCCAGACTCGAAGACAGGGGACGAAGAGGCGTTCAAGCGCGTCACGCGGGCCTACGAGCGCCTGTCGGAGTGA
- the pyrF gene encoding orotidine-5'-phosphate decarboxylase, with protein MGFFDDLHDRIEKVNSVVSVGLDADIDRIPEHLLDKDLPRWAFNRRIIDATHEHAAAYKPNAAFYEDADGWRSLRETIAYAHGKGVPVLLDAKRADIGNTTRKYSEILDYADAITVNPYMGRDSIQPFLDREDKGVFVLCRTSNPGGSDLQSLELASGEPLYERVAALCDLWNEHGNVGLVVGATGPDELEHIREQVPDLPFLVPGVGAQGGDAEAAVEFGLADGVGLVNSSRGIIFAGEGQDEHFDKAAGQAAKRLKTRLNQFR; from the coding sequence ATGGGCTTCTTCGACGACCTCCACGACCGCATCGAGAAGGTGAACAGCGTCGTCTCGGTCGGCCTCGACGCCGACATCGACCGCATCCCCGAACACCTCCTCGACAAGGACCTCCCGCGGTGGGCGTTCAATCGACGCATCATCGACGCGACCCACGAGCACGCGGCGGCCTACAAGCCGAACGCGGCGTTCTACGAAGATGCCGACGGGTGGCGTTCGCTCCGCGAGACCATCGCCTACGCACACGGGAAAGGCGTCCCCGTCCTCCTCGACGCCAAGCGCGCCGACATCGGCAACACGACCCGAAAATACTCCGAGATACTCGATTACGCGGACGCCATCACCGTCAATCCCTACATGGGCCGCGACTCCATCCAACCGTTCCTCGACCGGGAAGACAAGGGTGTGTTCGTCCTCTGTCGAACCTCGAACCCCGGCGGGTCAGACCTCCAGTCGCTCGAACTCGCGTCGGGCGAACCGCTCTACGAACGCGTCGCGGCGCTCTGTGACCTCTGGAACGAACACGGGAACGTCGGCCTCGTCGTCGGCGCGACGGGTCCCGACGAGTTAGAACACATCCGCGAACAGGTTCCCGACCTGCCGTTCCTCGTCCCCGGCGTCGGCGCACAGGGTGGCGACGCGGAAGCGGCAGTCGAGTTCGGCCTCGCCGACGGCGTCGGCCTCGTGAACTCGTCGCGCGGCATCATCTTCGCCGGCGAGGGCCAAGACGAACACTTCGACAAGGCCGCCGGGCAAGCGGCAAAACGACTCAAGACCCGTCTCAACCAGTTCCGCTGA
- a CDS encoding MFS transporter: protein MQTGLRSPVAKYYAYKTTEFVSFTAAIWILFVRSRGLSFAEVGALNSVWWLALVASEIPTGYVGDRLGRRSAMALGTAIIAVSTVAMGLSSTFLQFAVVYGTWAVGQTFRSGSDDAWLYDLLGETDETQEFANVRGRATGVGLAIGAVTTLAGGVIADATNYSVPFFATAAITALGIPILLSVPETGSDGDGFTPKKAVRVIREKLTRPPLRGFVVYFALLFGVVNMAYIFDQPIVRDVALGLGVPESATNTAVSASYAVFSLAAAAASYRAGWIRDRIGIRRWFLVAPVLVALAFGSLPLFGPLAFPAFIVARAVTNSSVVLGNQYVNDRVDSVGRATVLSAAGMLYSLAVVPFELAGGVVADAVSPTGALAAFGGVLLVGSAVLWTVERPV from the coding sequence ATGCAGACGGGTCTCCGCTCTCCAGTCGCGAAATACTACGCCTACAAGACGACCGAGTTCGTCTCCTTTACGGCCGCAATCTGGATTCTGTTCGTCCGGTCACGCGGTCTCTCGTTCGCCGAGGTCGGCGCACTCAACAGCGTCTGGTGGCTTGCCCTCGTCGCCAGCGAGATTCCGACGGGATACGTCGGCGACCGACTCGGCCGTCGCTCGGCGATGGCGCTCGGAACGGCAATCATCGCCGTCTCGACAGTGGCGATGGGCCTCTCGTCCACGTTTCTCCAGTTCGCTGTCGTCTACGGCACGTGGGCAGTCGGTCAGACTTTTCGGTCCGGGAGCGACGACGCGTGGCTCTACGACTTGCTCGGTGAGACCGACGAGACACAGGAGTTTGCGAACGTTCGCGGGAGAGCGACCGGCGTCGGCCTCGCTATCGGCGCGGTGACCACGCTCGCAGGCGGTGTCATCGCCGATGCGACGAACTACTCGGTTCCGTTCTTCGCGACGGCGGCCATCACGGCTCTCGGGATTCCGATTCTCCTCTCGGTCCCGGAGACGGGGAGCGATGGAGACGGGTTCACCCCGAAGAAAGCCGTTCGCGTCATCCGCGAGAAGTTGACGCGCCCACCCCTCCGGGGGTTCGTGGTCTACTTCGCGCTCCTGTTCGGCGTCGTCAACATGGCGTACATCTTCGACCAGCCAATCGTCCGCGACGTGGCACTCGGTCTGGGCGTTCCCGAATCTGCGACGAATACGGCGGTGAGCGCCTCCTACGCCGTCTTCTCGCTCGCTGCCGCCGCCGCGAGTTACCGTGCCGGGTGGATTCGTGACCGAATCGGGATTCGTCGGTGGTTCCTCGTCGCACCCGTCCTCGTCGCACTCGCCTTCGGGTCGCTCCCGCTGTTCGGCCCGCTTGCCTTCCCCGCGTTCATCGTCGCGCGCGCCGTCACGAACTCGTCTGTCGTCCTCGGGAACCAGTACGTCAACGACCGGGTCGATTCCGTCGGCCGCGCGACGGTCCTTTCGGCCGCCGGAATGCTCTACTCGCTCGCTGTCGTCCCGTTCGAACTCGCCGGTGGCGTCGTTGCAGACGCGGTTTCTCCGACCGGTGCGCTCGCCGCGTTCGGCGGGGTCCTCCTCGTCGGGTCGGCGGTGTTGTGGACGGTCGAACGGCCGGTGTGA